In Drosophila simulans strain w501 chromosome 3R, Prin_Dsim_3.1, whole genome shotgun sequence, a single window of DNA contains:
- the LOC6728520 gene encoding apyrase produces the protein MQSPAFAYREHAEHSPRVMYMRDWRSALRTPTYRIGNRTVRFNYHFALLIVCAFVLVLLFYFARQGSHSSSDGYWLRRSVTDARSLDNGGGGVVQVYNATYPLTQPMVLRGGVINYRIAMIADLDTSSKVSKGDGSSTWRSYLKKGYLTYTVARSEIQISWDDGAPTVLESAFALKGRGMELSELVTFNGRLLTFDDRTGLIYEIVNDKPIPWVILLDGDGHSAKGFKAEWATVKDQTLYVGSMGKEWTTSAGDFENNNPMYVKAITPSGEVRSLNWVDNFKQLRLQSMQITWPGYMIHESGTWSEEKHRWFFLPRRCSKDKYNETKDEHMGCNVLVSADESFTNVETVRLDPENTTPTHGFSSFKFLPGTDDSIIVALKSEELNGKTATFITAFDITGKTLLPETRIETDYKYEGFEFI, from the exons ATGCAGAGCCCTGCCTTCGCGTACCGGGAGCACGCAGAACACTCGCCTCGCGTCATGTACATGCGCGACTGGCGATCTGCCCTGCGGACGCCCACGTACCGGATTGGAAATCGGACGGTACGATTCAACTATCACTTCGCCCTGCTGATCGTTTGCGCCTTCGTACTCGTCCTGCTCTTCTACTTTGCGCGCCAGGGATCGCACTCCTCCTCCGATGGCTACTGGCTGCGCCGCAGTGTCACGGATGCCCGGAGTCTGGAcaatggtggtggtggtgtggtCCAGGTGTACAATGCCACATATCCGCTAACGCAACCCATGGTGCTGCGTGGCGGTGTGATAAACTACCGGATAGCCATGATTGCCGATTTGGACACCAGTTCCAAGGTGAGCAAGGGCGATGGGAGCAGCACGTGGCGTAGCTACCTGAAGAAAGGCTACCTTACCTACACGGTGGCCAGGTCAGAGATCCAGATTAGCTGGGATGACGGGGCGCCGACAGTCCTCGaatcagcatttgcccttaAGGGCCGCGGAATGGAGCTCTCTGAGCTGGTGACCTTCAACGGGCGCCTACTCACCTTCGACGACCGCACGGGGTTGATATATGAGATTGTGAATGACAAGCCCATTCCCTGGGTGATCCTGCTCGATGGAGATGGACACAGTGCCAAGGGCTTCAAGGCCGAATGGGCCACAGTGAAGGATCAAACGCTATATGTGGGCTCCATGGGCAAGGAGTGGACGACAAGTGCGGGCGATTTCGAGAACAACAACCCCATGTACGTAAAGGCAATCACTCCGTCCGGTGAGGTGAGGTCGCTCAACTGGGTGGACAACTTCAAGCAGTTGCGCCTGCAGTCGATGCAAATAACATGGCCGGGCTACATGATCCACGAGAGTGGAACCTGGTCAGAGGAAAAGCATCGCTGGTTTTTCCTGCCTAGGCGATGTTCGAAAGACAA ATACAACGAAACCAAGGATGAGCACATGGGCTGCAATGTCCTGGTCTCCGCCGACGAAAGCTTCACGAACGTTGAGACTGTACGGCTCGATCCTGAAAATACAACGCCCACGCACGGCTTCTCTAGCTTTAAGTTCTTGCCCGGCACCGACGACTCAATAATCGTGGCTCTTAAGTCGGAGGAGCTGAACGGCAAGACGGCCACCTTCATCACAGCCTTCGATATTACGGGCAAGACGCTGCTGCCCGAGACGCGGATCGAGACGGACTACAAGTATGAGGGCTTCGAGTTCATTTAG
- the LOC6728522 gene encoding D-aminoacyl-tRNA deacylase isoform X2, which translates to MSWCPPLDQACACWWGSRPATPPRMLSICSVRKILALRLFEEEGKRWQKSVKDLNLELLCVSQFTLYHRLKGNKPDFSAAMKGEDAQELYNHFLDRLGQSYDSSKIKDGKFGAYMQVHIENDGPVTINLESPEQKDTDREVDK; encoded by the exons ATGAGCTGGTGTCCTCCATTGGACCAGGCCTGTGCGTGCTGGTGGGGATCAAGGCCAGCGACACCGCCAAGGATGTTGAGTATCTGTAG TGTCCGGAAAATCTTGGCTCTTCGTTTattcgaggaggagggcaagCGTTGGCAGAAGTCCGTCAAGGATCTAAACCTAGAACTGCTGTGCGTCTCGCAGTTTACACTGTATCACCGCCTTAAGGGCAACAAACCGGATTTTTCGGCTGCCATGAAGGGCGAGGATGCGCAGGAGTTGTACAATCACTTTTTGGATCGTCTAGGTCAATCCTACGATAGCAGCAAGATTAAAG ATGGCAAATTTGGAGCATACATGCAGGTGCATATAGAAAACGACGGACCCGTAACCATCAATTTGGAGTCCCCCGAACAAAAAGATACCGACAGAGAAGTGGACaaatga
- the LOC6728522 gene encoding D-aminoacyl-tRNA deacylase isoform X1, whose amino-acid sequence MRAVIQRVKAAKVTVLDELVSSIGPGLCVLVGIKASDTAKDVEYLVRKILALRLFEEEGKRWQKSVKDLNLELLCVSQFTLYHRLKGNKPDFSAAMKGEDAQELYNHFLDRLGQSYDSSKIKDGKFGAYMQVHIENDGPVTINLESPEQKDTDREVDK is encoded by the exons ATGCGGGCGGTTATACAAAGGGTTAAGGCTGCCAAAGTGACGG TGCTGGATGAGCTGGTGTCCTCCATTGGACCAGGCCTGTGCGTGCTGGTGGGGATCAAGGCCAGCGACACCGCCAAGGATGTTGAGTATCT TGTCCGGAAAATCTTGGCTCTTCGTTTattcgaggaggagggcaagCGTTGGCAGAAGTCCGTCAAGGATCTAAACCTAGAACTGCTGTGCGTCTCGCAGTTTACACTGTATCACCGCCTTAAGGGCAACAAACCGGATTTTTCGGCTGCCATGAAGGGCGAGGATGCGCAGGAGTTGTACAATCACTTTTTGGATCGTCTAGGTCAATCCTACGATAGCAGCAAGATTAAAG ATGGCAAATTTGGAGCATACATGCAGGTGCATATAGAAAACGACGGACCCGTAACCATCAATTTGGAGTCCCCCGAACAAAAAGATACCGACAGAGAAGTGGACaaatga
- the LOC6728518 gene encoding solute carrier family 35 member G1, whose product MPENLELQQFQEGAPPPDPAPRWLERLQRRLGADCPYLGILLATLSSLFFSLCSVIVKGLVDVNPMELASFRFVGVLLPALPILIYTRQPVFPEGKRVILLLRCFMGTTGLMLSFYAFRHMPLADASVIIFSTPVFVAIFARAFLKEPCTLFNVLTINMTLLGVVLITRPPFVFGDTAESEDVAGKTYDIWGPVAAISSTLFGANVYILLRALKNLHFSVIMTNFGTIALVYTLIVCASIGAVCWPSCGRDRWLVVVLGVFSFLGQILLTLSLQIEQAGPVAIARCADIVFAFVWQMLFFGETPTAYSLVGAVMVMGSVVLTALKKWAGTLPRESSLRKRFRLILLE is encoded by the coding sequence ATGCCGGAAAACCTGGAGCTGCAGCAGTTCCAGGAGGGCGCCCCGCCCCCAGATCCCGCCCCCCGTTGGCTGGAGCGCCTGCAGCGTCGATTGGGCGCCGACTGTCCCTACTTGGGCATCCTGCTGGCCACGCTCTCCTCGCTCTTCTTCTCCCTGTGCTCGGTGATTGTGAAGGGCCTGGTGGACGTGAACCCCATGGAGCTGGCCTCGTTTCGATTTGTCGGAGTCCTGCTGCCGGCACTGCCCATCCTGATATACACGCGACAGCCGGTGTTTCCGGAGGGCAAGAGGGTGATActgctgctgcgctgcttCATGGGCACAACAGGTCTGATGCTCAGCTTTTATGCTTTCCGACACATGCCCCTGGCGGATGCGAGTGTCATCATCTTCTCCACGCCCGTTTTCGTGGCCATATTTGCGCGCGCCTTCCTCAAGGAGCCGTGCACGCTGTTCAATGTCCTGACCATCAATATGACATTGCTCGGCGTGGTCCTGATCACGCGGCCACCCTTTGTGTTCGGTGACACGGCGGAGAGTGAGGATGTCGCTGGAAAGACGTACGACATCTGGGGACCAGTGGCCGCCATATCATCCACACTCTTCGGAGCCAATGTGTACATCCTGCTGCGGGCGCTCAAGAACCTGCACTTCTCCGTCATTATGACGAATTTCGGTACTATCGCTCTGGTCTACACGTTGATCGTTTGCGCATCCATTGGCGCTGTGTGCTGGCCAAGCTGCGGACGGGATCGCTGGCTGGTCGTTGTACTGGGCGTGTTCAGCTTCCTAGGCCAGATCCTGCTCACTCTATCGCTGCAGATCGAACAGGCCGGACCAGTGGCCATTGCTCGCTGCGCCGACATCGTCTTCGCCTTCGTCTGGCAGATGCTCTTCTTCGGAGAGACGCCCACCGCTTACTCGCTGGTGGGAGCGGTGATGGTGATGGGATCCGTGGTTCTGACGGCCCTGAAGAAATGGGCAGGCACCCTGCCACGCGAGTCGTCGCTGCGGAAGCGATTCAGGCTCATCCTGCTGGAATAG
- the LOC6728521 gene encoding probable ribosome biogenesis protein RLP24 encodes MRIQTCYFCSSKIYPGHGVQFVRNDCKIFKFCRGKCHKAFKRKKNPRKVGWTKAYRKAAGKELAIDPSLEFEKRRNVPIKYSRETWQKGLEAIKRVTEIKEKRTSHFVMERLRKGRQIEIQMDVKDVQRNMSLIRSPAAGLKQRRAQEAAEEAALMDEDLPEEKITYVDARELEKKLEEGMGVEDLEMLEA; translated from the exons ATGCGCATTCAAACGTGCTATTTTTGCTCCAGCAAGATATACCCGGGCCACGGGGTGCAGTTCGTGCGAAATGATTGCAAG ATCTTCAAGTTCTGCCGAGGCAAGTGCCACAAGGCCTTTAAGCGCAAGAAGAATCCCCGCAAGGTAGGATGGACGAAGGCGTACCGCAAGGCCGCCGGCAAGGAGCTGGCCATCGATCCCAGTCTCGAGTTCGAGAAGCGCCGCAACGTGCCAATCAAATACAGCCGCGAGACCTGGCAGAAGGGTCTGGAGGCCATCAAGCGTGTGACGGAGATCAAGGAGAAACGCACCAGCCACTTTGTCATGGAGCGTCTGCGCAAGGGTCGCCAGATCGAGATACAGATGGACGTCAAGGATGTCCAGCGCAACATGTCCCTGATTCGCTCCCCAGCCGCAGGGCTGAAGCAACGACGTGCCCaggaggcggcggaggaggccgCCCTCATGGATGAGGATCTGCCCGAGGAGAAGATCACCTACGTGGATGCACGCGAACTTGAGAAGAAGCTTGAGGAGGGAATGGGAGTCGAGGATCTCGAGATGTTAGAAGCCTAA
- the LOC6728519 gene encoding exonuclease 3'-5' domain-containing protein 2: protein MTRESAVATNRNWAILAAGVGLVYVLVRHRQRLLGPLRRVWSFGSLVPQRRIEVINSVQDPATQCVLNELKNHCQTFKVLGFDCEWITVGGSRRPVALLQLSSHRGLCALFRLCHMKQIPKDLRELLEDDDVIKVGVAPQEDAMKLSHDYGVGVASTLDLRFLCVMAGHKPEGLGKLSKTHLNYTLDKHWRLACSNWEAKTLEPKQLDYAANDALMAVAIYQKLCRDLQPKHFWQRNQLNDNSMHNKFEPFLDVDFTKGFTLNPTGSGVTRSKGSTQSKSNKWVPKKQPYRQIATRTKDFYDNCLLQAPDGELLCTIDRRKASWYLNQNLGTHISEEPFTVRLNFEPAGRAVGDVGRFYQTPKENQCVVCGDRDAYIRKNVVPREYRKHFPLVMKSHTSHDVLLLCPTCHQLSNISDLKVRSKLAVQCEAPFKQEDGSVKYHDDPQLKRVQSAGKALLHHGAKIPAAKKAEMEKTLLDYYSDQTDITDELLRQAARVEYRVENSDYCQHGERVVQQYRDHFGGLVELERMWREHFLHTMQPRFLPELWNVNHNADRLEVRASEGRIDKADLVVAGLDAKIKET from the exons ATGACTCGGGAATCGGCAGTCGCCACCAACAGAAATTGGGCGATTTTGGCCGCAGGAGTTGGCTTGGTATACGTCCTGGTGCGGCACAGGCAGCGACTGCTGGGTCCACTGCGTCGCGTGTGGTCCTTCGGCAGCCTCGTGCCCCAGAGACGCATAGAAGTGATCAACTCCGTCCAGGATCCGGCCACGCAATGTGTTTTGAATGAACTGAAGAA TCACTGCCAGACTTTTAAAGTCCTTGGATTCGACTGCGAGTGGATCACCGTGGGCGGCAGCCGCAGACCAGTGGCCTTGCTCCAATTGAGCTCCCATCGGGGTCTATGTGCCTTATTTCGACTGTGCCATATGAAACAAATACCCAAGGATCTGCGGGAGCTTCTCGAGGACGATGACGTGAtcaaagtgggcgtggcaccccAGGAGGATGCCATGAAACTTTCGCACGACtatggagtgggcgtggccagcacACTGGATCTGCGCTTCCTCTGCGTAATGGCAGGCCACAAGCCTGAGGGTCTGGGAAAGCTATCCAAGACTCATCTGAACTATACACTGGACAAGCACTGGCGCCTGGCCTGCTCCAACTGGGAGGCCAAGACTTTGGAGCCAAAACAGCTTGATTACGCTGCCAACGACGCACTAATGGCGGTGGCCATTTATCAGAAGTTGTGCAGGGATCTGCAGCCAAAACACTTTTGGCAACGGAACCAACTGAACGACAATAGCATGCATAACAAATTCGAACCCTTCCTCGACGTGGACTTCACGAAAGGCTTTACACTCAACCCGACCGGCAGTGGAGTAACTCGTTCAAAGGGCTCCACCCAATCCAAAAGCAATAAATGGGTGCCCAAGAAGCAACCGTACCGACAAATAGCTACCCGAACCAAGGACTTCTACGACAACTGCCTGCTGCAGGCGCCCGATGGCGAACTTCTGTGCACCATCGACAGGCGCAAGGCGTCCTGGTATCTCAATCAAAATCTGGGCACGCATATAAGCGAAGAGCCCTTCACCGTACGTCTTAACTTCGAGCCAGCGGGTCGAGCGGTCGGAGATGTGGGCCGCTTCTATCAAACTCCCAAGGAAAACCAGTGCGTGGTGTGCGGTGACCGGGATGCGTACATTCGGAAGAACGTGGTACCACGGGAATACAGAAAGCACTTCCCATTGGTCATGAAATCTCACACCTCCCACGATGTGCTGCTCCTGTGCCCTACCTGCCACCAGCTAAGCAACATCTCGGATCTAAAGGTTCGCAGCAAACTGGCCGTCCAGTGCGAAGCTCCTTTCAAGCAGGAAGACGGATCCGTCAAGTACCACGATGATCCACAGCTCAA aCGCGTTCAATCCGCTGGCAAGGCACTACTTCACCATGGCGCGAAAATACCGGCTGCAAAGAAGGCCGAAATGGAAAAGACTCTCCTCGATTACTACTCCGATCAAACGGACATCACAGATGAGCTCCTGCGACAAGCAGCCCGCGTGGAATATCGTGTGGAGAACTCTGACTACTGTCAGCACGGCGAGCGGGTGGTGCAGCAATATCGCGATCATTTCGGCGGactggtggagctggagcgcATGTGGCGGGAGCACTTTCTGCACACCATGCAGCCCCGCTTTCTACCCGAACTTTGGAATGTCAACCACAACGCCGATCGACTGGAGGTTCGCGCCAGCGAGGGGCGCATCGATAAGGCCGATCTTGTGGTGGCCGGATTGGATGCGAAGATTAAAGAAACGTGA
- the LOC6728522 gene encoding D-aminoacyl-tRNA deacylase isoform X3: MRAVIQRVKAAKVTVLDELVSSIGPGLCVLVGIKASDTAKDVEYL, encoded by the exons ATGCGGGCGGTTATACAAAGGGTTAAGGCTGCCAAAGTGACGG TGCTGGATGAGCTGGTGTCCTCCATTGGACCAGGCCTGTGCGTGCTGGTGGGGATCAAGGCCAGCGACACCGCCAAGGATGTTGAGTATCTGTAG